Proteins from a single region of Gemmatirosa kalamazoonensis:
- a CDS encoding PQQ-binding-like beta-propeller repeat protein — MLFACSRSDRPPAPSFAAIFPPATGALMNESSPALADLDGDGVPDIVFGSGVDRTRPAGRRLVFTGQPAVSGYVVAVSGRTNRILWQVPNPRDAFTTPRFAYLDHDRVPDVVMGGREGVLTAYAGTDGHVLWRVLGEDVVATPFPYYFLTPAIVPDVNGDGVPDVVDTYGGNDTRAPRDARDAGYVMVVSGADGRVLRAQRVPDGAETYASPLAYRRRDGSTWVIFGTGGETKPGAEWRAPLASLVDSTLATRAERLVLEGTKGVIAPPTLVDLTGDGEQDVLVNTFDGRLVAVDGATAKPLWSHADSSEESYHQPAVVRLTRDGGRLGLFVSRGIGAFPRYVGTVHRLYDAATGRVLYEYRDPNYPAGAPLAVDLTGDGVDEPVFFTQRFPAAQGSRIHVLHLPTHRLASHDVPDNLWSTPVVADPRRTGTLELIGVSWRMGPNGIASLPDVQWQLLRLDLSAKTPSAITWGGYMGTTADGRYHAGDLTRSRGARGEHQ, encoded by the coding sequence ATGCTTTTTGCCTGCAGCCGCTCCGATCGCCCGCCGGCGCCGAGCTTCGCGGCGATCTTCCCGCCCGCCACCGGCGCGCTGATGAACGAGTCCTCGCCCGCGCTCGCGGACCTCGACGGCGACGGCGTGCCCGACATCGTGTTCGGCTCGGGCGTGGACCGCACGCGGCCGGCGGGGCGGCGGCTCGTGTTCACCGGACAGCCGGCGGTCTCCGGCTACGTCGTCGCCGTCTCCGGGCGCACGAACCGGATCCTGTGGCAGGTGCCGAACCCGCGCGACGCGTTCACCACGCCCCGCTTCGCGTACCTCGACCACGACCGCGTTCCCGACGTCGTCATGGGCGGACGCGAGGGAGTGCTCACCGCGTACGCGGGCACCGACGGCCACGTGCTGTGGCGCGTGCTGGGCGAGGACGTCGTCGCGACGCCGTTCCCGTACTACTTCCTGACGCCGGCCATCGTGCCCGACGTGAACGGCGACGGCGTGCCGGACGTCGTCGACACGTACGGCGGCAACGACACGCGCGCGCCGAGGGATGCGCGCGACGCGGGCTACGTGATGGTCGTCTCGGGCGCCGACGGCCGCGTGCTGAGGGCGCAGCGGGTGCCCGACGGCGCCGAGACGTACGCCTCGCCGCTCGCGTATCGGCGGCGCGACGGGAGCACGTGGGTGATCTTCGGCACCGGCGGCGAGACGAAGCCCGGCGCCGAGTGGCGCGCGCCGCTCGCGTCGCTCGTCGACAGCACGCTCGCCACGCGCGCGGAGCGCCTCGTGCTGGAAGGGACGAAGGGGGTCATCGCGCCGCCGACGCTCGTCGATCTCACCGGCGACGGCGAGCAGGACGTGCTCGTGAACACGTTCGACGGACGGCTCGTCGCCGTGGACGGCGCGACGGCGAAGCCGCTGTGGTCGCACGCCGACTCGTCGGAGGAGTCGTACCACCAGCCGGCGGTCGTGCGCCTAACGAGGGACGGCGGGCGCCTCGGCCTGTTCGTCTCGCGCGGCATCGGCGCCTTCCCGCGCTACGTCGGCACGGTGCACCGGCTGTACGACGCCGCGACCGGGCGCGTGCTGTACGAGTATCGCGATCCGAACTACCCGGCCGGCGCGCCGCTCGCCGTCGACCTCACCGGCGACGGCGTGGACGAGCCGGTGTTCTTCACGCAGCGCTTTCCGGCCGCCCAGGGCTCGCGCATCCACGTGCTCCATCTGCCGACGCATCGTCTCGCGTCGCACGACGTGCCGGACAACCTGTGGAGCACACCGGTGGTCGCCGACCCGCGCCGTACGGGCACGCTGGAGCTGATCGGCGTGTCGTGGCGCATGGGGCCGAACGGCATCGCGAGCCTGCCCGACGTGCAGTGGCAGCTGCTGCGTCTCGATCTCTCGGCGAAGACGCCGTCCGCGATCACGTGGGGCGGGTACATGGGGACGACGGCGGACGGGCGGTATCACGCTGGAGATCTCACGCGGAGCCGCGGAGCACGCGGAGAACACCAGTGA
- a CDS encoding GntR family transcriptional regulator, with amino-acid sequence MPATRRSSPEARPPVPLPRQTLTGMTLDAIRERILSGAYPEGEPLRQDAIAAELGVSRVPIREALRQLEAEGLAVFSPHRGAVVSSLSLDEIDEVFALRADIEPVLLRRAVPRLDAAALDRAAEVLDRYEYALRVHDVLAYGELNWQFHSTLYDAADRPVTLGVVQRLHQQCDRYLRMQLALTHGEHRASGEHRAILDAARRRDVRRAAALLREHVLGAGRSLLDFLGDHRAAGTGAAVTGAMRAPRSHRGNR; translated from the coding sequence ATGCCCGCGACGCGCCGCTCGAGCCCCGAGGCACGACCGCCGGTCCCGCTGCCGCGCCAGACGCTGACGGGCATGACGCTCGACGCGATCCGCGAGCGGATCCTCAGCGGCGCGTACCCCGAGGGGGAGCCGCTGCGGCAGGACGCGATCGCCGCGGAGCTCGGGGTGAGCCGCGTGCCGATCCGCGAGGCGCTGCGCCAGCTCGAGGCGGAGGGCCTCGCCGTGTTCTCGCCGCACCGCGGCGCGGTGGTCTCGTCGCTGTCGCTCGACGAGATCGACGAGGTGTTCGCGCTGCGCGCGGACATCGAGCCGGTGCTCCTGCGCCGCGCGGTGCCGCGCCTCGACGCGGCGGCGCTCGACCGCGCGGCGGAGGTGCTCGACCGCTACGAGTACGCGCTGCGCGTGCACGACGTGCTCGCGTACGGGGAGCTGAACTGGCAGTTCCACTCCACGCTCTACGACGCGGCCGATCGACCGGTGACGCTCGGCGTGGTGCAGCGGCTGCACCAGCAGTGCGACCGCTACCTGCGCATGCAGCTCGCGCTCACGCACGGCGAGCACCGCGCGAGCGGCGAGCACCGCGCCATCCTCGACGCGGCGCGGCGGCGCGACGTCCGGCGCGCCGCGGCCCTGCTGCGCGAGCACGTCCTCGGCGCCGGGCGGTCGCTGCTCGACTTCCTCGGCGATCATCGCGCGGCGGGCACCGGCGCGGCAGTCACCGGCGCGATGCGCGCGCCGAGGAGCCATCGCGGGAATCGGTAG
- a CDS encoding RagB/SusD family nutrient uptake outer membrane protein, whose amino-acid sequence MRTLLSKLTVLGAVVLAGVGAASCTDLTETPYTEVTEANFKPTAADLAALMAPAYTPLRGIWMSWYGMVDFQEETADELLTPVRPNGWYDGGVYIRLHEHKWDANQGQPNGLYSQSFSGINAANRVIYQLESGVIPVDAATKTATLAELRALRAYYYTLLLDNFGNVPVVTDFTATELPEQKTRQQVYDFVVKELTETIPQLSAATGTAMYGRINQYAAKGILARVYLNAGVYTGTPQYDKVLTLTQEIMAANKYQLDADYSTPFSRTNDKSSQEIIFAVPYDAINATQSNFHMKTLKPDLRFVFNMQAQPWGGSASNPQFIDTYDKDDARLTKTWMMGTQRDAQGRGYDFKEFVPSMTKTDFDNGYPVKKYEIYQGETGASDVDYPALRYAEVLFMRAEALLRTGQADAAAALVTQVRKRNFTGAAAAKATVTGPDLVKGSVYNYGWYDTDGTVKDKAGGTPTFNGGADIQYGRFLDELGWEFAIEAHRRTDLIRFGVFTTKKWFNHVPNGSFRTLFAIPQSAIQTNSKLKQNPGF is encoded by the coding sequence ATGCGAACTCTCCTTTCGAAGCTCACGGTGCTCGGCGCGGTGGTTCTCGCCGGCGTCGGGGCGGCAAGCTGCACGGACCTCACGGAGACCCCGTACACCGAGGTCACCGAGGCGAACTTCAAGCCCACCGCCGCCGACCTCGCGGCGCTCATGGCGCCGGCGTACACGCCACTGCGCGGCATCTGGATGAGCTGGTACGGCATGGTCGACTTCCAGGAGGAGACCGCCGACGAGCTGCTCACCCCCGTGCGGCCGAACGGCTGGTACGACGGCGGCGTCTACATCCGCCTGCACGAGCACAAGTGGGACGCGAACCAGGGGCAGCCGAACGGCCTCTATAGCCAGTCGTTCAGCGGCATCAACGCCGCGAACCGCGTGATCTACCAGCTCGAGTCGGGCGTCATCCCGGTCGACGCGGCGACGAAGACGGCGACGCTTGCCGAGCTCCGCGCGCTTCGCGCGTACTACTACACGCTGCTGCTCGACAACTTCGGCAACGTGCCGGTCGTGACCGACTTCACGGCCACCGAGCTGCCGGAGCAGAAGACGCGGCAGCAGGTGTACGACTTCGTCGTGAAGGAGCTCACGGAGACGATCCCGCAGCTCTCGGCGGCGACGGGCACGGCGATGTACGGCCGCATCAACCAGTACGCCGCGAAGGGGATCCTCGCGCGCGTGTACCTGAACGCCGGCGTGTACACGGGCACCCCGCAGTACGACAAGGTGCTCACGCTCACGCAGGAGATCATGGCGGCGAACAAGTACCAGCTCGACGCCGACTACAGCACGCCGTTCTCCCGCACGAACGACAAGTCGTCGCAGGAGATCATCTTCGCGGTGCCCTACGACGCGATCAACGCGACGCAGAGCAACTTCCACATGAAGACGCTGAAGCCGGACCTCCGGTTCGTCTTCAACATGCAGGCGCAGCCGTGGGGCGGCTCGGCGTCGAACCCGCAGTTCATCGACACGTACGACAAGGACGACGCACGCCTCACCAAGACGTGGATGATGGGCACCCAGCGCGACGCGCAGGGGCGCGGCTACGACTTCAAGGAGTTCGTCCCGTCGATGACGAAGACGGACTTCGACAACGGCTACCCGGTGAAGAAGTACGAGATCTACCAGGGTGAGACCGGTGCGTCGGACGTCGACTATCCCGCGCTGCGCTACGCCGAGGTGCTGTTCATGCGGGCCGAGGCGCTGCTGCGGACCGGCCAGGCCGACGCCGCCGCTGCGCTCGTGACGCAGGTCCGGAAGCGCAACTTCACGGGCGCCGCGGCCGCGAAGGCGACGGTCACCGGCCCCGATCTGGTGAAGGGGAGCGTCTACAACTACGGGTGGTACGACACGGACGGCACCGTGAAGGACAAGGCGGGCGGCACGCCGACGTTCAACGGCGGCGCCGACATCCAGTACGGCCGCTTCCTCGACGAGCTGGGATGGGAGTTCGCCATCGAGGCGCACCGGCGCACGGACCTGATCCGCTTCGGCGTGTTCACGACGAAGAAGTGGTTCAACCACGTGCCGAACGGCAGCTTCCGCACGCTGTTCGCGATCCCGCAGAGCGCCATCCAGACGAACAGCAAGTTGAAGCAGAACCCTGGCTTCTGA
- a CDS encoding TonB-dependent receptor plug domain-containing protein, translated as MATRTLLVLATLGAAACAKHGSAGAPRPADSVQVGYGAQPREKTTGAVTALSSDDVMKGRPFSIEELLRGKVAGLEIIQTGSSVRFRIRGAASISQEQEPLVIVDDEMIQAGNIVNALAGLTPSDIKQVAVLKDVASTSIYGGRGAGGVILITTKNKREDKND; from the coding sequence ATGGCGACACGAACCCTGCTCGTCCTGGCCACGCTCGGCGCGGCGGCGTGTGCGAAGCACGGGTCGGCGGGGGCCCCGCGTCCCGCCGACAGCGTGCAGGTCGGCTACGGCGCGCAGCCGCGGGAGAAGACGACGGGCGCCGTCACCGCGCTCTCCAGCGACGATGTGATGAAGGGGCGCCCGTTCAGCATCGAGGAGCTCCTCCGCGGCAAGGTCGCGGGGCTCGAGATCATCCAGACCGGCAGCTCGGTGCGCTTCCGCATCCGCGGCGCGGCGTCGATCAGCCAGGAGCAGGAGCCGCTCGTCATCGTCGACGACGAGATGATCCAGGCGGGCAACATCGTGAACGCGCTCGCCGGGCTCACGCCGAGCGATATCAAGCAGGTGGCGGTGCTGAAGGACGTGGCCTCGACGTCGATCTACGGCGGCCGCGGCGCGGGCGGCGTCATCCTCATCACGACGAAGAACAAGCGCGAGGACAAGAACGATTGA
- a CDS encoding SusC/RagA family TonB-linked outer membrane protein, with the protein MRMSSVGGTIALCLLTPFAAEAQATGRITGVVTSDAGRPVFRAQVTIPGTQLGALTDSTGHYRIASVPAGRHVVRAASLGYFPGLDTVTVTSNGAVTADFRLGTLAVSLQQMVVVGYGTQRKGEVTGSVAQVNSEEFNQGPARDAASLIAGKVAGLGVTTPSGDPRAGTQITLRGITTIQGNTNPLILVDGVPGGLNTVSPSDIESISVLKDGSAAAVYGSRASNGVILITTKRHSGGKPTMRYEGYVAEQSIYRRPDFLTADDYRRLKATGLNFEDLGGNTDWQAQILRSNPTSQYHNLAIGGGDRQTNYTGSFTFDKAQGIFQRSDNQNLTARGTVHHTMFGNKLTADANFLNRTQDYFTGPSYGWAWRQALIRNPTDNVRAADGTWQERGTYMYQNPVALIDEQNGKYEGRDTRLHGTATLTPVNHLRLSLMGGVSRFSSLSGDATTFEHANTTLSGLNGTANRNTSSSEDRILEGTGTYTNSFGRHNVTLLGGYSYQDNVAENFGASTFNFPTDLFGYDALARGTALTDGKATLSSGKTGYNVIGFFGRLNYDWQNRFLLMASLRQEGNSRFGADHKWGLFPGASAAWRLSEEGFLKRFSFINDLKLRTGYGVTGIAPGSSYLSLTSYSYGGKILYNGQWVQGLSPSRNANPNLRWEEKRELNSGADFSLFASRLNGSVDVYNRTTHNMLYNYSVPVPPYLFGSILANVGSMRNSGVEAQLSYDVLRGSKLRWTTSANWSKNKNRLLTLSNETFQPSSDCTTLGGTGEPIQVSTHQMCVGQQIGNFYGWQSVDIDDKGVWVVLDSVGNRISVANAKPKDRRVIGNGIPKQYAAWNNNVRFRNFDLDVNMRGAFKFQILNYQRMYYENPTIIQYNMLKSAFDPVYGKRPVNYSLAYVSYYIENGDYWKIDNATLGYTLPRRLLSRFGGNVQSARVYFSGRNLLTLTGYKGMDPEVPISGLTPGIDDRDQYPTTRTFTGGMTIQF; encoded by the coding sequence ATGCGCATGTCATCCGTCGGCGGCACGATCGCCCTGTGCCTGCTGACCCCGTTCGCGGCCGAAGCGCAGGCCACCGGGCGGATCACCGGCGTGGTCACGTCCGACGCCGGCCGCCCCGTCTTCCGCGCCCAGGTCACCATCCCGGGCACCCAGCTCGGCGCGCTCACCGACTCCACGGGGCACTACCGCATCGCGAGCGTCCCCGCCGGGCGCCACGTCGTGCGCGCCGCCTCGCTCGGCTACTTCCCGGGCCTCGACACGGTCACCGTCACCTCGAACGGCGCCGTCACCGCCGACTTCCGCCTCGGCACGCTCGCCGTCTCGCTGCAGCAGATGGTCGTCGTCGGCTACGGCACCCAGCGCAAGGGCGAGGTCACGGGCTCCGTCGCGCAGGTCAACTCCGAGGAGTTCAACCAGGGCCCGGCGCGCGACGCCGCGTCGCTCATCGCCGGCAAGGTCGCCGGCCTGGGCGTCACCACGCCGAGCGGTGACCCGCGTGCCGGCACGCAGATCACGCTCCGCGGCATCACGACGATCCAGGGCAACACCAACCCGCTGATCCTCGTCGACGGCGTGCCGGGCGGCCTCAACACCGTCTCGCCGTCCGACATCGAGTCGATCAGCGTGCTGAAGGACGGCTCCGCGGCCGCGGTCTACGGCTCGCGCGCGTCGAACGGCGTCATCCTCATCACGACCAAGCGGCACAGCGGCGGCAAGCCGACGATGCGCTACGAGGGCTACGTCGCCGAACAGAGCATCTACCGCCGCCCCGACTTCCTCACCGCCGACGACTACCGCCGGCTCAAGGCGACGGGCCTCAACTTCGAGGACCTCGGCGGCAACACCGACTGGCAGGCGCAGATCCTCCGCAGCAACCCGACGAGCCAGTACCACAACCTGGCGATCGGCGGCGGCGACCGGCAGACGAACTACACCGGCTCGTTCACGTTCGACAAGGCGCAGGGGATCTTCCAGCGCTCCGACAACCAGAACCTGACGGCGCGCGGCACGGTGCACCACACGATGTTCGGCAACAAGCTGACCGCCGACGCGAACTTCCTGAACCGCACGCAGGACTACTTCACGGGGCCCAGCTACGGGTGGGCGTGGCGTCAGGCGCTGATCCGCAACCCCACCGACAACGTGCGCGCGGCCGACGGGACGTGGCAGGAGCGCGGCACGTACATGTACCAGAACCCGGTCGCGCTCATCGACGAGCAGAACGGCAAGTACGAGGGCCGCGACACGCGCCTGCACGGCACCGCGACGCTGACCCCCGTCAACCACCTGCGCCTGTCGCTCATGGGCGGCGTGTCGCGCTTCTCCTCGCTGAGCGGCGACGCGACGACGTTCGAGCACGCCAACACCACACTGAGCGGCCTGAACGGCACGGCGAACCGCAACACCTCGTCGAGCGAGGACCGCATCCTCGAGGGCACGGGCACGTACACGAACAGCTTCGGGCGGCACAACGTCACGCTGCTGGGCGGCTACAGCTACCAGGACAACGTGGCCGAGAACTTCGGCGCCAGCACGTTCAACTTCCCGACGGACCTGTTCGGCTACGACGCGCTCGCGCGCGGCACGGCGCTGACCGACGGCAAGGCGACGCTCTCGAGCGGCAAGACGGGCTACAACGTGATCGGCTTCTTCGGTCGCCTGAACTACGACTGGCAGAACCGCTTCCTGCTCATGGCCAGCCTGCGGCAGGAAGGGAACTCGCGCTTCGGCGCCGACCACAAGTGGGGCCTGTTCCCCGGCGCGTCGGCCGCGTGGCGTCTGAGCGAGGAGGGCTTCCTCAAGCGCTTCTCGTTCATCAACGACCTCAAGCTGCGCACGGGCTACGGCGTCACCGGCATCGCGCCCGGCTCGTCGTACCTCTCGCTCACCAGCTACTCGTACGGCGGCAAGATCCTGTACAACGGTCAGTGGGTGCAGGGCCTCTCGCCGTCGCGGAACGCGAACCCGAACCTCCGCTGGGAGGAGAAGCGCGAGCTGAACTCCGGCGCCGACTTCTCGCTGTTCGCGTCGCGGCTGAACGGCAGCGTCGACGTGTACAACCGCACGACGCACAACATGCTGTACAACTACTCGGTGCCGGTGCCGCCGTACCTGTTCGGCAGCATCCTCGCCAACGTCGGCTCGATGCGGAACTCGGGCGTCGAGGCGCAGCTCTCGTACGACGTGCTCCGCGGCAGCAAGCTGCGGTGGACGACGAGCGCGAACTGGTCGAAGAACAAGAACCGGCTGCTCACGCTCTCGAACGAGACGTTCCAGCCGTCGAGCGACTGCACGACGCTGGGCGGCACGGGTGAGCCGATCCAGGTGAGCACGCACCAGATGTGCGTCGGCCAGCAGATCGGCAACTTCTACGGTTGGCAGTCGGTCGACATCGACGACAAGGGCGTGTGGGTCGTCCTCGACAGCGTCGGCAATCGGATCTCCGTCGCGAACGCGAAGCCGAAGGACCGCCGGGTGATCGGCAACGGCATCCCGAAGCAGTACGCGGCGTGGAACAACAACGTGCGCTTCCGGAACTTCGATCTCGACGTGAACATGCGCGGCGCGTTCAAGTTCCAGATCCTGAACTACCAGCGCATGTACTACGAGAACCCGACGATCATTCAGTACAACATGCTGAAGTCGGCGTTCGACCCGGTGTACGGCAAGCGCCCGGTGAACTACAGCCTGGCGTACGTCAGCTACTACATCGAGAACGGCGACTACTGGAAGATCGACAACGCGACGCTCGGCTACACGCTGCCGCGGCGCCTGCTCAGCCGGTTCGGCGGCAACGTCCAGAGCGCGCGCGTGTACTTCTCGGGCCGCAACCTGCTGACGCTCACCGGCTACAAGGGGATGGACCCCGAGGTGCCGATCAGCGGGCTGACGCCCGGCATCGACGACCGCGACCAGTACCCGACGACGCGCACGTTCACCGGCGGCATGACCATCCAGTTCTGA
- a CDS encoding glycoside hydrolase family 127 protein: protein MSTRRDFLQRSASVTAALALGPLAAKAGAAATLDDGILDPGALVPGAAGATGAAEVAHAAAAPTTPAAIRAFERRMLRARPIPFHQVRVTGGPLKHAQDLDVAYLKELQPDRMLAYYRKEAGLTPKAEGYTGWDGGGRNLTGHIAGHYLSAISYMYAATGDPEFKRRADYIVSELKLVQDKHGDGYCGALEGGQKAFEEVSKGNIRSGGFDLNGLWSPWYTLHKTYAGLRDAYRETGNKQALDVETKFAAWAERIVAPLSYEQMQRMMLTEFGGMNEVFADLYADTGDERWLKLSYRFEHDGFTRPLKRHQDNLGGKHANTNIPKMIGSAARYGYVADAADLEAASFFTDRIAQHHTYATGGHGQSEYWGPADQIGVRVDGRTSESCNAYNMAKLTRRLASFRPDADYADYNERWLFNHVLASIDPEDGRTCYMVPVGRGVQQEYQDMQRSFTCCVGSGMENHALHGQNIYFENDDTLWVNLFIPSTAQIDTGALKGVRVAQTTDFPEGETATVTLTVPQPRKFTLAVRRPTWAGDGFRIAVNGEALAQPSLAQLRASGGGRASREEEARPQPSSYVEIERTWKTGDTIQLTLPKSLRLEPTPDQPQVAAIMWGPLVLAGDLGPRREGRGRVADGSATNAPAPQPVPVLVTGGRALTDWVVPAGAPNEFTAKGVALIPEQKSAPGDVALKPFYRTHRRRYSGYFDILTPAQYEARGAAIAAERERVRKLEAATVGFVQPGEMQPERDFNYQSEPLERPVLRAEGRANRAGQGWFSFDLPVDPSAPTAVVVTYLNSQGLAPAAGNFQILVDGTPVGTFEPNATAIGFWDAQYAVPQDLVKGKSKITVRFQAASNGRITPVFGVRTVRATSL from the coding sequence ATGTCCACTCGCCGCGACTTCCTCCAGCGTTCGGCGTCCGTCACCGCCGCCCTCGCCCTCGGCCCCCTCGCCGCGAAGGCCGGCGCCGCCGCGACGCTCGACGACGGCATCCTCGACCCCGGCGCGCTCGTGCCCGGCGCCGCCGGTGCCACGGGCGCCGCCGAGGTGGCCCACGCGGCCGCCGCGCCCACGACGCCGGCGGCAATTCGTGCGTTCGAGCGGCGAATGCTGCGGGCACGCCCGATCCCCTTCCATCAGGTCCGCGTGACCGGCGGCCCGCTGAAGCACGCGCAGGACCTCGACGTCGCGTACCTGAAGGAGCTCCAGCCGGACCGGATGCTCGCCTACTACCGCAAGGAGGCCGGGCTGACGCCGAAGGCGGAGGGCTACACCGGCTGGGACGGCGGCGGGCGCAACCTCACCGGCCACATCGCCGGCCACTACCTGTCCGCCATCAGTTACATGTATGCCGCGACCGGCGACCCGGAGTTCAAGCGCCGCGCGGACTACATCGTGAGTGAGCTCAAGCTCGTGCAGGACAAGCACGGCGACGGCTACTGCGGCGCCCTCGAGGGCGGCCAGAAGGCGTTCGAGGAGGTGTCGAAGGGCAACATCCGCTCGGGCGGCTTCGACCTGAACGGCCTCTGGTCGCCGTGGTACACGCTGCACAAGACCTACGCCGGGCTGCGCGACGCCTACCGCGAGACCGGCAACAAGCAGGCGCTCGACGTCGAGACGAAGTTCGCCGCGTGGGCCGAGCGGATCGTCGCGCCGCTCTCGTACGAGCAGATGCAGCGCATGATGCTCACCGAGTTCGGCGGTATGAACGAGGTCTTCGCCGACCTCTACGCCGACACCGGCGACGAGCGGTGGCTCAAGCTGTCCTACCGCTTCGAGCACGACGGCTTCACCCGTCCGCTGAAGCGTCACCAGGACAACCTCGGCGGCAAGCACGCCAACACGAACATCCCGAAGATGATCGGGTCGGCGGCGCGCTACGGGTACGTGGCCGACGCCGCGGACCTCGAGGCGGCGTCGTTCTTCACCGACCGCATCGCGCAGCACCACACGTACGCCACCGGCGGGCACGGCCAGTCGGAGTACTGGGGCCCCGCCGACCAGATCGGCGTGCGCGTCGACGGCCGCACGAGCGAGTCGTGCAACGCCTACAACATGGCGAAGCTGACGCGCCGGCTCGCCTCGTTCCGCCCGGACGCGGACTACGCCGACTACAACGAGCGCTGGCTGTTCAACCACGTCCTCGCGTCGATCGACCCGGAGGACGGGCGCACCTGCTACATGGTGCCGGTCGGCCGCGGCGTGCAGCAGGAGTATCAGGACATGCAGCGGAGCTTCACCTGCTGCGTGGGCTCGGGGATGGAGAACCACGCGCTGCACGGGCAGAACATCTACTTCGAGAACGACGACACGCTCTGGGTGAACCTGTTCATCCCGTCGACGGCGCAGATCGACACGGGCGCGCTGAAGGGCGTGCGCGTGGCGCAGACGACGGACTTCCCCGAGGGCGAGACGGCGACGGTCACGCTCACCGTGCCGCAGCCGCGGAAGTTCACGCTCGCCGTTAGGCGCCCGACGTGGGCCGGGGACGGCTTCCGCATCGCGGTGAACGGGGAGGCGCTCGCGCAGCCGTCGCTGGCCCAGCTCCGCGCGAGCGGCGGCGGCCGCGCGTCGCGCGAGGAGGAAGCGCGGCCGCAGCCGAGCAGCTACGTCGAGATCGAGCGGACGTGGAAGACCGGCGACACGATCCAGCTCACGCTCCCGAAGTCGCTGCGCCTCGAGCCGACGCCGGACCAGCCGCAGGTCGCGGCGATCATGTGGGGCCCGCTCGTGCTCGCGGGCGATCTCGGGCCGCGCCGCGAGGGACGCGGCCGCGTCGCCGACGGCTCGGCGACGAACGCGCCGGCGCCGCAGCCGGTGCCGGTGCTCGTCACCGGCGGGCGCGCGCTCACCGACTGGGTGGTGCCGGCCGGCGCGCCTAACGAGTTCACGGCGAAGGGCGTCGCGCTGATCCCCGAGCAGAAGAGCGCGCCGGGCGACGTGGCGCTGAAGCCGTTCTATCGCACGCATCGCCGCCGCTACAGCGGCTACTTCGACATCCTCACGCCGGCGCAGTACGAGGCGCGCGGCGCGGCGATCGCCGCGGAGCGCGAGCGCGTGCGCAAGCTGGAGGCGGCGACGGTGGGCTTCGTGCAGCCGGGCGAGATGCAGCCGGAGCGCGACTTCAACTATCAGAGCGAGCCGCTCGAGCGTCCGGTGTTGCGGGCGGAGGGGCGGGCGAATCGCGCCGGCCAGGGGTGGTTCTCGTTCGATCTCCCGGTGGACCCGTCGGCGCCGACGGCGGTGGTGGTGACGTACCTGAACAGCCAGGGTCTCGCGCCGGCCGCGGGCAACTTCCAGATCCTCGTCGACGGCACGCCGGTCGGCACGTTCGAGCCGAACGCGACGGCGATCGGGTTCTGGGACGCGCAGTACGCGGTGCCGCAGGATCTCGTGAAGGGCAAGAGCAAGATCACGGTCCGCTTCCAGGCGGCGTCGAACGGGCGGATCACGCCGGTGTTCGGCGTGCGCACCGTGCGCGCGACGAGCTTGTAG